The following are encoded in a window of Amycolatopsis lexingtonensis genomic DNA:
- a CDS encoding STAS domain-containing protein, producing MTSSSRDLPATELAVTLDWRGRAAVLGVAGEIDLLSAPEFEDVVAAVLADEPEKLVVDLRSVTFFCSAGLQVLASAHRALTDRALRVVSDSPVTSGPLKTTGLDTWISIHPTVDEALT from the coding sequence GTGACCTCTTCATCACGGGATCTTCCCGCCACCGAGCTGGCGGTCACGCTCGATTGGCGGGGCCGCGCCGCGGTGCTGGGCGTGGCGGGGGAGATCGACCTGCTCAGCGCGCCGGAGTTCGAGGACGTCGTGGCGGCGGTCCTGGCCGACGAGCCGGAGAAGCTGGTGGTCGACCTGCGCTCGGTGACGTTCTTCTGCTCGGCGGGCCTGCAGGTGCTCGCTTCGGCGCACCGCGCGCTGACCGACCGCGCGCTGCGGGTGGTCAGCGATTCCCCGGTGACGTCCGGCCCGCTGAAGACCACCGGTCTCGACACGTGGATCAGCATCCACCCGACGGTCGACGAAGCACTCACGTGA
- a CDS encoding ATP-binding protein, protein MHEPAGSFRCHGVEAVPEALRRLRHDLMAWVLAAGVEEARARDIVLAAYEALANVADHAYDGTGSGVVDLDAETHEDRLEVVITDHGRWRPPVVDPRPVSPRGRGLLLLRASADRADISSGESGTVVTLTWDLDPVG, encoded by the coding sequence ATGCACGAACCCGCCGGGTCGTTCCGCTGCCACGGCGTAGAAGCGGTCCCCGAGGCGCTGCGCCGGCTCCGGCACGACCTGATGGCGTGGGTGCTGGCGGCGGGCGTCGAGGAGGCCCGGGCGCGCGACATCGTGCTGGCCGCTTACGAAGCGCTGGCGAACGTCGCCGACCACGCCTACGACGGCACCGGTTCCGGGGTGGTTGACCTGGACGCCGAAACGCACGAGGACCGGCTCGAAGTGGTGATCACCGACCACGGCCGGTGGCGGCCGCCGGTGGTCGACCCGCGCCCGGTTTCCCCACGCGGGCGCGGGTTGCTCCTGCTGCGCGCCAGCGCCGACCGCGCGGACATCTCCTCCGGCGAGAGCGGCACGGTGGTCACCCTGACCTGGGACCTCGACCCCGTCGGCTGA
- a CDS encoding phospholipase C, whose translation MDKRTRRRRRGLLGAGALASVAALAVVTGSAATTADAQPLNLFPAHWIPTATPIKHVVVIFGENISFDHYFGTYPNAANTDGTPFTAAHGTPKVNGLDKKLLTANPNAYNPKRLTHEQAMTCDQNHNYGAEQAAFNGGKMDKFVEKTETDKCTGQPVLFGEPGLVMDYYDGNTVTGMWNYAQHYAMSDNSFNTTFGPSTPGALNLISGQTHGGQAVDPVTHQPVSDSYVVSSPDANGVGTVINDPDPAWDDCSGKNHTSKDNLATMQGRNIGDLLNQRRVTWGWFQGGFRPTGEANGYAVCGQKHTNVGGNAVVDYSPHHEPFQYYPSTANPKHLPPSSVQAIGQTDRANHQYDISDFDDALKAGSMPAVSFLKAPEYQDGHAGYSDPLDEQQFVIDEVTKIQQSPDWKSTAIVLAYDDSDGWYDHVASKVVNGSHDASQDQAFCTGKPTVLGGYADRCGYGPRLPLLVISPYSRVNHVDHTLTDQTSVLKFVEDNWFTGRIGDSSFDARAGSLNGMFDFWWPQAKKVTLDPKTGAVVHS comes from the coding sequence GTGGACAAGAGAACACGACGGCGACGGCGCGGCCTGCTCGGCGCCGGGGCCCTCGCCTCGGTCGCCGCGCTGGCCGTCGTCACCGGCTCCGCGGCGACCACCGCGGACGCGCAACCGCTGAACCTGTTCCCCGCGCACTGGATCCCCACGGCCACGCCGATCAAGCACGTCGTGGTCATCTTCGGCGAGAACATCTCGTTCGACCACTACTTCGGCACGTACCCGAACGCGGCGAACACCGACGGCACCCCGTTCACCGCCGCGCACGGCACCCCGAAGGTCAACGGCCTCGACAAGAAGCTGCTGACCGCCAACCCGAACGCGTACAACCCGAAGCGGCTCACGCACGAGCAGGCGATGACCTGCGACCAGAACCACAACTACGGCGCCGAACAGGCCGCGTTCAACGGCGGCAAGATGGACAAGTTCGTCGAGAAGACCGAGACGGACAAGTGCACCGGCCAGCCGGTGCTGTTCGGCGAGCCCGGCCTGGTGATGGACTACTACGACGGCAACACCGTCACCGGCATGTGGAACTACGCCCAGCACTACGCGATGAGCGACAACTCGTTCAACACGACGTTCGGCCCGTCGACCCCGGGCGCGCTGAACCTCATTTCGGGCCAGACGCACGGCGGCCAGGCGGTCGATCCGGTGACGCACCAGCCGGTCAGCGACTCCTACGTGGTGTCGTCGCCGGACGCCAACGGCGTCGGCACGGTGATCAACGACCCCGACCCGGCGTGGGACGACTGCTCGGGCAAGAACCACACGAGCAAGGACAACCTGGCCACGATGCAGGGCCGCAACATCGGTGACCTGCTCAACCAGCGCCGCGTGACGTGGGGCTGGTTCCAGGGCGGCTTCCGCCCGACCGGCGAGGCCAACGGCTACGCGGTGTGCGGCCAGAAGCACACGAACGTCGGCGGCAACGCGGTCGTCGACTACAGCCCGCACCACGAGCCGTTCCAGTACTACCCGTCGACGGCGAACCCGAAGCACCTCCCGCCGTCCTCGGTGCAGGCGATCGGGCAGACCGACCGCGCGAACCACCAGTACGACATCTCGGACTTCGACGACGCCCTCAAGGCCGGCTCGATGCCCGCGGTGAGCTTCCTGAAGGCCCCGGAGTACCAGGACGGCCACGCGGGCTACTCCGACCCGCTGGACGAGCAGCAGTTCGTGATCGACGAGGTCACCAAGATCCAGCAGTCCCCGGACTGGAAGTCGACCGCGATCGTGCTGGCCTACGACGACTCGGACGGCTGGTACGACCACGTGGCCTCGAAGGTGGTCAACGGCTCGCACGACGCTTCGCAGGACCAGGCGTTCTGCACGGGCAAGCCGACGGTCCTGGGCGGCTACGCGGACCGCTGCGGCTACGGCCCGCGGCTGCCGCTGCTGGTGATTTCGCCCTACAGCCGGGTGAACCACGTCGACCACACGCTGACCGACCAGACGTCGGTGCTGAAGTTCGTCGAGGACAACTGGTTCACCGGCCGGATCGGCGACTCGTCGTTCGACGCGCGGGCCGGGTCGCTGAACGGGATGTTCGACTTCTGGTGGCCGCAGGCGAAGAAGGTCACCCTCGACCCGAAGACGGGCGCTGTCGTCCACAGTTAG
- a CDS encoding Dyp-type peroxidase, which yields MTGLPRRSFLRRAAMGAGLTVAAGAGLGASSVIDSAAPVPFHGKNQAAILRNPPAQTIVASFDVVAESKAELTDLFRAITDRARFLTAGGAPAALGISAPPADSGVLGPVVPGGDLGVILGAGASLFDDRFGLAKLKPAKLKPMPTFPNDALDPAQCHGDLSLTLSANSTDTVLHALRDIARATRGGMQPRWKLTGFSSPPRPAGTPRNLMGFKDGTANPTGSEVDGLVWTTGAGEPAWTAGGSYQVVRLIRMLVEFWDRVSLAEQENMFGRRRDTGAPLDGTAETDVPRYADDPIGTVIPLTSHIRKANPRTPETDPSRILRRAVNYDRGVDSNGNLDMGLIFVCYQQDLERQFEAVQTRLADEPLTDYISPFGGGYFFALPGVTGPDDHFGRSLLT from the coding sequence GTGACCGGCCTGCCTCGCCGTTCGTTCCTGCGCCGCGCCGCCATGGGCGCCGGCCTGACCGTCGCCGCCGGGGCCGGGCTCGGCGCCTCCTCCGTCATCGACAGCGCGGCGCCCGTTCCCTTCCACGGCAAGAACCAGGCCGCGATCCTGCGGAACCCGCCGGCGCAGACGATCGTCGCCTCCTTCGACGTCGTCGCGGAGTCCAAGGCCGAGCTGACCGACCTCTTCCGCGCGATCACCGACCGGGCCCGGTTCCTGACCGCCGGCGGAGCTCCCGCGGCACTCGGCATCAGCGCGCCACCGGCCGACTCCGGGGTGCTCGGGCCGGTCGTGCCGGGCGGCGACCTCGGCGTGATCCTCGGGGCCGGCGCGTCGCTCTTCGACGACCGGTTCGGCCTGGCGAAGCTCAAGCCGGCCAAGCTCAAGCCGATGCCGACGTTCCCGAACGACGCACTCGACCCCGCGCAGTGCCACGGCGACCTCAGCCTGACGCTGTCGGCGAACTCCACCGACACCGTGCTGCACGCGCTGCGCGACATCGCCCGCGCGACCCGCGGCGGCATGCAGCCGCGCTGGAAGCTGACCGGCTTCAGCTCCCCGCCGCGCCCGGCGGGCACCCCGCGGAACCTGATGGGGTTCAAGGACGGCACCGCCAACCCGACCGGGTCCGAAGTGGACGGTCTGGTGTGGACGACCGGTGCCGGCGAACCCGCGTGGACCGCGGGCGGCAGCTACCAGGTGGTCCGGCTGATCCGGATGCTGGTGGAGTTCTGGGACCGGGTTTCGCTGGCCGAGCAGGAGAACATGTTCGGCCGCCGCCGCGACACCGGTGCCCCGCTCGACGGTACCGCGGAGACCGACGTCCCCCGCTACGCCGACGACCCGATCGGCACGGTGATCCCGCTGACCAGCCACATCCGCAAGGCCAATCCGCGCACCCCGGAGACGGACCCGAGCCGGATCCTGCGGCGCGCGGTGAACTACGACCGGGGCGTCGACAGCAACGGCAACCTCGACATGGGCCTGATCTTCGTCTGCTACCAGCAGGACCTGGAGCGCCAGTTCGAGGCGGTCCAGACGCGGCTGGCCGACGAACCCCTGACCGACTACATCTCCCCGTTCGGCGGCGGCTACTTCTTCGCGCTGCCGGGCGTCACCGGCCCGGACGACCACTTCGGGCGTTCCCTGCTCACCTGA
- a CDS encoding EfeM/EfeO family lipoprotein, which yields MPGSVRARWIVAAVVLAVAAGAVVVSWPDSATAGDPEIAVSRSACGTGWAEPKPGPQTFRLHNTGSVTAEVDLIDPATGVIYGEVEGLGPDTTRPLQVNLGNGSYAFRCLPEDAGAIVGPAVRVTGGAERTGPGVAPVTHNDLLGPLKAYQQHVATGLGELVANTAALKDAVHGGDRAASEAAWLTAHLTYERLGAAYDAFGDSDGALNGTADGLPAGPADPGFTGFHRLEQGLWHGEDLGALAAFADRLDTDARALQASFGGSQVDGNDLGLRAHEIMENTLQFELTGRTDYGSGTNLATARANLDGTRAVLDVLRPLLAPRYPELSKVDSWLTRTQSALDAAHRPDGSWTRLAQLSQPQRQKLNADVGELTELLAPIAAIAEPRRVS from the coding sequence GTGCCGGGGTCAGTACGTGCTCGCTGGATCGTGGCGGCGGTCGTGCTCGCCGTCGCGGCGGGCGCGGTCGTGGTGTCCTGGCCGGACAGCGCCACCGCCGGGGATCCGGAGATCGCGGTTTCGCGCTCGGCGTGCGGCACCGGCTGGGCCGAGCCGAAGCCGGGGCCGCAGACGTTCCGCCTGCACAACACCGGCTCGGTGACCGCCGAGGTCGACCTGATCGACCCGGCGACCGGCGTGATCTACGGCGAGGTCGAGGGCCTCGGCCCGGACACCACCCGCCCGCTGCAGGTCAACCTCGGCAACGGCAGCTACGCGTTCCGCTGCCTGCCCGAGGACGCGGGCGCGATCGTCGGGCCCGCCGTGCGGGTCACCGGCGGGGCCGAGCGGACCGGGCCGGGGGTCGCGCCGGTGACGCACAACGACCTGCTCGGCCCGCTCAAGGCCTACCAGCAGCACGTCGCGACCGGGCTCGGCGAGCTGGTCGCGAACACGGCCGCGCTGAAAGACGCCGTCCACGGCGGCGACCGCGCGGCGAGCGAAGCCGCCTGGCTGACCGCGCACCTGACCTACGAACGCCTCGGCGCCGCCTACGACGCGTTCGGCGACTCCGACGGCGCCCTCAACGGCACCGCCGACGGCCTGCCCGCCGGCCCGGCCGATCCCGGGTTCACCGGATTCCACCGCTTGGAGCAGGGCCTTTGGCACGGCGAGGACCTCGGCGCGCTCGCCGCCTTCGCCGACCGGCTCGACACCGACGCCCGCGCGCTGCAGGCGTCCTTCGGCGGCAGCCAGGTCGACGGCAACGACCTCGGGCTGCGCGCGCACGAGATCATGGAGAACACGCTGCAGTTCGAACTCACCGGCCGCACCGACTACGGCAGCGGCACCAACCTCGCCACCGCCCGCGCCAACCTCGACGGCACGCGCGCGGTGCTCGACGTCCTCCGCCCGCTGCTGGCCCCGCGCTACCCCGAGCTGTCCAAGGTGGACAGCTGGCTGACGCGCACGCAGTCCGCTTTGGACGCCGCGCACCGCCCGGACGGCAGCTGGACGCGCCTGGCGCAGCTTTCCCAGCCGCAGCGGCAGAAACTGAACGCCGACGTCGGCGAGCTGACCGAGCTGCTCGCCCCGATCGCCGCCATCGCCGAGCCGAGGAGGGTTTCGTGA
- a CDS encoding ArsR/SmtB family transcription factor — MDEVFKALADPSRRRLLDVLNERNGQTLRELCAGLEMARQSVSKHLAVLEAAGLVTTTRRGREKLHYLDAAPINAIADRWMTRYDRRRAGALADLKRALESAPMNEFAYTTYINTTPEKLWQALTDPAFTRQYWGVSFETDWKKGSTMVWAESGAKTEDPEQVVLESEPYGRLSYTWHTFTADWANGNKIDAETLAKLQSESRTKVTFTIEPHGEMVKLTVLHDGFDDDSTTLAMCSQGWPALLSSLKTLLETGVPLP, encoded by the coding sequence ATGGACGAGGTCTTCAAGGCGCTGGCCGACCCCAGCCGCCGCCGGCTGCTGGACGTGCTCAACGAGCGCAACGGCCAGACCCTGCGCGAGCTGTGCGCGGGACTGGAGATGGCCCGCCAGTCGGTGAGCAAGCACCTGGCCGTGCTCGAGGCGGCCGGGCTGGTCACGACCACCCGGCGTGGCCGGGAAAAGCTGCACTACCTCGACGCCGCGCCGATCAACGCGATCGCCGACCGCTGGATGACCCGCTACGACCGCAGGCGGGCCGGCGCGCTGGCCGACCTGAAACGAGCACTGGAGTCCGCACCGATGAACGAATTCGCCTACACGACCTACATCAACACGACGCCGGAAAAGCTCTGGCAAGCGCTTACCGACCCGGCCTTCACCCGCCAGTACTGGGGCGTTTCCTTCGAAACCGACTGGAAAAAGGGCTCGACGATGGTCTGGGCCGAAAGCGGCGCGAAAACGGAAGACCCGGAACAGGTCGTCCTCGAATCGGAGCCGTACGGCCGGCTTTCCTACACCTGGCACACCTTCACCGCGGACTGGGCGAACGGAAACAAGATCGACGCCGAAACGCTCGCGAAACTGCAGAGCGAAAGCCGCACGAAAGTCACGTTCACCATCGAACCGCACGGGGAAATGGTGAAGCTCACCGTGCTGCACGACGGCTTCGACGACGACAGCACGACGCTGGCGATGTGCAGCCAGGGCTGGCCCGCGCTGCTGTCGAGCCTGAAGACGCTGCTGGAGACCGGCGTCCCCCTTCCGTGA
- a CDS encoding serine/threonine-protein kinase: MSAPAELIAALPQYDIGAEIGEGGMGVVFAGVHRTLGRSVAIKQLPWDILNHAASSELFDREARVLASLDHPHIVPVYDYVRTGREHLLVMERLDGGTVHSRFHGDGVSGEQACAIGLAMLAGLHAAHLAGVLHLDVKPRNLLFSTQGVVKVADFGIARVISEGATLVTHGGEILGTPAYIAPEQAMGNALSPAADVYAAGTVLYELLSGRLPFDNTRGAISMMRQHMFTDPMPIAGVPMPIAGVVMRSLARELDSRYREAESFAADLAAAATAVYGPGWLERSGVPVLHLPPRVIAGLNSTTGPAPQAVGLGPATPDPSRTRPVQRPGAPNPTLAAPHAHLDPNLTSGTPGRPPEDSPSATPIVWLRAGAALAALALIVLALLNPERLPHSASPTLNLGGTAVSAPVEVDLSKPLIFSGPGNPGPVAIDLSAAGIPLGSAESVAKPEGNGFTAELTLPGIARWIVGGAVTATVRTGPITQTFTLLTSQHPLASAMGAGSLILALFALAYLESGLRTIRNGHRWRGATVGGPVLGILFGAAVWLCVSVLRLHEPSPGFGAGCAVAGALAAGLVVAAARRRASTVRLIRPSAAT, translated from the coding sequence ATGAGCGCACCGGCCGAGCTGATCGCCGCCCTGCCGCAGTACGACATCGGGGCGGAAATCGGCGAAGGCGGCATGGGCGTGGTGTTCGCCGGCGTGCACCGGACGCTCGGCCGCAGCGTCGCGATCAAGCAGCTGCCCTGGGACATCCTCAACCACGCGGCGAGCAGCGAGCTCTTCGACCGCGAGGCGAGGGTGCTCGCGAGCCTGGACCACCCGCACATCGTCCCGGTGTACGACTACGTCCGCACGGGCCGCGAGCACCTGCTGGTGATGGAGCGCCTCGACGGCGGCACGGTCCACAGCCGCTTCCACGGCGACGGCGTGAGCGGCGAGCAGGCGTGCGCGATCGGCCTGGCGATGCTGGCCGGCCTGCACGCGGCGCACCTGGCGGGGGTGCTGCACCTCGACGTCAAGCCGCGGAACCTGCTGTTCAGCACGCAGGGCGTGGTGAAGGTGGCCGACTTCGGCATCGCCCGCGTGATCAGCGAAGGCGCCACCCTGGTGACCCACGGCGGCGAGATCCTCGGCACCCCGGCGTACATCGCACCGGAGCAGGCGATGGGCAACGCCCTGAGCCCGGCGGCGGACGTCTACGCGGCGGGCACGGTGCTCTACGAGCTGCTGTCGGGCCGCCTCCCGTTCGACAACACCCGCGGCGCGATCAGCATGATGCGCCAGCACATGTTCACCGACCCGATGCCGATCGCGGGCGTCCCGATGCCGATCGCGGGCGTGGTGATGCGAAGCCTGGCCCGCGAGCTGGATTCGCGTTATAGGGAGGCGGAGTCGTTCGCGGCCGACCTGGCCGCGGCGGCGACGGCGGTGTACGGGCCCGGGTGGCTGGAGCGGTCCGGGGTGCCCGTGCTGCACCTGCCGCCGAGGGTGATCGCGGGGTTGAACTCGACGACGGGCCCGGCTCCGCAAGCGGTCGGCCTCGGGCCCGCGACCCCTGACCCGTCCCGGACCCGCCCGGTCCAGCGTCCCGGCGCCCCCAACCCCACCCTCGCCGCACCGCACGCCCACCTCGACCCGAACCTCACCAGCGGCACCCCCGGTCGGCCGCCGGAAGATTCCCCCTCGGCAACCCCCATCGTCTGGCTGCGCGCCGGCGCGGCTCTCGCGGCCCTCGCCCTGATCGTCCTCGCCCTGCTCAACCCCGAACGGCTGCCGCATTCGGCGTCGCCGACGCTGAACCTCGGGGGGACCGCCGTCTCGGCGCCGGTCGAGGTGGACCTCAGCAAGCCGCTCATCTTCAGCGGCCCCGGCAACCCCGGCCCCGTTGCGATCGACCTGTCCGCGGCCGGGATCCCGCTCGGTTCGGCCGAAAGCGTCGCGAAACCCGAGGGCAACGGCTTCACCGCGGAGCTCACCCTGCCCGGGATCGCGCGGTGGATCGTCGGCGGCGCGGTCACGGCGACCGTCCGGACCGGCCCGATCACGCAGACCTTCACGCTCCTCACCAGCCAGCACCCGCTGGCCAGCGCGATGGGCGCGGGCAGCCTCATCCTGGCGCTGTTCGCGCTCGCCTACCTCGAATCCGGGCTGCGCACCATCCGCAACGGCCACCGCTGGCGCGGCGCGACGGTCGGCGGCCCGGTGCTGGGCATCCTGTTCGGCGCGGCGGTGTGGCTGTGCGTTTCGGTGCTGCGCCTGCACGAGCCGTCGCCAGGGTTCGGCGCCGGGTGCGCGGTGGCGGGGGCGCTCGCGGCCGGGCTGGTCGTCGCGGCGGCGCGGCGCCGGGCGTCCACAGTGAGGCTTATTCGGCCGTCGGCCGCCACATGA
- a CDS encoding AAA family ATPase, which yields MSEPTVIELGPRDMLVVAGLPGAGKTTMLRHAATGLPVLDSDQVRERLGAVAPAVPYRCYRPVVHAWHRARIVGRALGAGPIVVHEPSTRASTRALLALVGAVSGRPVRLLFLDVPAEQALEGQRRRGRVVRPRSFARHVRRVGKWREELLAERVPAGWSSVQVIDRSRAGRTRLVTKLLVELGS from the coding sequence ATGAGCGAGCCCACCGTTATCGAACTCGGGCCACGCGACATGCTGGTCGTGGCGGGCCTCCCGGGCGCGGGGAAGACGACGATGCTCCGCCACGCGGCGACGGGCCTGCCGGTGCTGGACTCCGACCAGGTCCGTGAACGTCTCGGGGCGGTGGCCCCCGCGGTGCCGTACCGCTGTTACCGGCCGGTGGTGCACGCCTGGCACCGCGCGCGGATCGTCGGCCGCGCGCTCGGGGCGGGCCCGATCGTGGTCCACGAGCCGTCGACGCGGGCCTCGACCCGCGCCCTGCTGGCACTGGTCGGCGCGGTGAGCGGCCGCCCGGTGCGGCTGCTGTTCCTCGACGTCCCGGCGGAGCAGGCACTGGAGGGGCAACGCCGACGTGGTCGGGTCGTGCGGCCACGGTCGTTCGCGCGCCACGTGCGGCGGGTGGGGAAGTGGCGCGAGGAGCTGCTCGCGGAGCGGGTCCCGGCGGGGTGGAGCAGCGTCCAGGTGATCGACCGCTCCCGCGCGGGCCGGACCCGGCTGGTGACGAAGCTGCTCGTGGAACTCGGTTCTTGA
- a CDS encoding chitinase: protein MRRSRLSATLAAVVLALSGLLTGNAEAANLLTNPGFEAGSLSGWTCSGATAVSAPVHGGSYALAATPVGADYAQCAQTVSVQPNTTYTVSAWVRGNPVYLGITGGASTWSGNASAYNQLQLTFTTGNQTSAQLYLHGWYGAGSYYADDVVLDGPGGNTPGTPGAPGVPATGSITANSIALTWGASAGTVTGYRVYEGSTVVATVTGTSATVGGLKACETHSYAVAAYNSAGESPKSATTSATTTGCVDTGLPKHALVGYLHASFANGSGYVRMADVPAAWDIIDLAFGEPTSVTSGDIRFNRCPVTECPNVESDADFIAAIKAKQAQGKKVVISIGGQNGQVQLTSTAARDTFVSSVSAIIDKYGLNGLDIDFEGHSLSLNAGDTDFRNPTTPVIVNLISALKTLKAKYGSGFVLTMAPETFFVQVGYQFYGGSGAGDARTGAYLPVIHALRDALTVLHVQDYNSGPVMGLDNQYHNMGGAEFHIAMTDMLKAGFSVANTGQFFPGLRPDQIAIGLPAAVSAGNGYTSPADVQTAVNCLVKGSGCGSYTLRGGTTPALRGLMTWSINWDKYYNWEFQNSHEPFLNSLP, encoded by the coding sequence ATGAGGCGTTCCAGACTGTCCGCAACCCTCGCCGCCGTCGTACTGGCGCTCTCCGGTCTTCTGACCGGGAACGCCGAAGCGGCCAACCTCCTCACCAACCCCGGTTTCGAAGCCGGCTCGCTCTCCGGCTGGACCTGCTCCGGGGCCACCGCCGTCAGCGCGCCCGTGCACGGCGGCAGCTACGCCCTCGCCGCCACGCCGGTCGGTGCCGACTACGCCCAGTGCGCGCAGACCGTGTCCGTTCAGCCGAACACCACCTACACCGTTTCCGCCTGGGTGCGCGGGAATCCCGTCTACCTCGGCATCACCGGCGGCGCCTCCACCTGGTCCGGCAACGCGAGCGCCTACAACCAGCTGCAGCTCACCTTCACCACCGGCAACCAGACCTCCGCCCAGCTCTACCTCCACGGGTGGTACGGCGCCGGCAGCTACTACGCCGACGACGTCGTCCTCGACGGCCCGGGCGGGAACACCCCCGGCACGCCCGGGGCGCCCGGCGTTCCGGCCACCGGCAGCATCACGGCGAACTCCATCGCCCTGACCTGGGGCGCGAGCGCCGGCACCGTGACCGGGTACCGCGTCTACGAAGGCAGCACCGTCGTCGCGACCGTCACCGGGACCAGCGCCACCGTCGGAGGGCTGAAGGCCTGCGAAACCCACAGCTACGCCGTCGCCGCGTACAACAGCGCCGGGGAATCGCCGAAGTCCGCGACGACCAGCGCCACCACCACCGGGTGCGTCGACACCGGGCTGCCCAAGCACGCGCTCGTCGGCTACCTGCACGCCAGCTTCGCGAACGGCTCCGGCTACGTGCGGATGGCCGACGTGCCCGCCGCCTGGGACATCATCGATCTCGCCTTCGGGGAGCCGACTTCGGTCACCTCCGGCGACATCCGCTTCAACCGCTGCCCGGTCACCGAGTGCCCGAACGTCGAGAGCGACGCCGACTTCATCGCCGCGATCAAGGCCAAGCAGGCTCAGGGAAAGAAGGTCGTCATCTCCATCGGCGGGCAGAACGGCCAGGTGCAGCTGACCTCCACCGCCGCGCGCGACACGTTCGTCAGCTCCGTCTCCGCCATCATCGACAAGTACGGCCTCAACGGCCTCGACATCGACTTCGAGGGCCACTCGCTGTCGCTCAACGCCGGGGACACCGACTTCCGCAACCCGACCACGCCGGTGATCGTCAACCTGATCTCCGCGCTGAAGACGCTCAAGGCCAAGTACGGCTCGGGCTTCGTCCTGACGATGGCGCCCGAGACGTTCTTCGTGCAGGTCGGCTACCAGTTCTACGGCGGCTCCGGCGCCGGGGACGCGCGGACCGGCGCCTACCTGCCGGTCATCCACGCGCTGCGGGACGCGCTCACCGTGCTGCACGTCCAGGACTACAACTCCGGGCCGGTCATGGGCCTGGACAACCAGTACCACAACATGGGCGGCGCCGAGTTCCACATCGCGATGACCGACATGCTCAAGGCCGGGTTCAGCGTCGCGAACACCGGCCAGTTCTTCCCCGGGCTGCGGCCGGACCAGATCGCGATCGGCCTGCCCGCCGCGGTCAGCGCGGGCAACGGCTACACCTCGCCCGCGGACGTCCAGACGGCCGTCAACTGCCTGGTCAAGGGCAGCGGCTGCGGCTCGTACACGCTGCGCGGCGGCACGACGCCGGCACTGCGCGGGCTGATGACCTGGTCGATCAACTGGGACAAGTACTACAACTGGGAGTTCCAGAACAGCCACGAGCCGTTCCTGAACTCGCTGCCGTGA
- a CDS encoding IclR family transcriptional regulator, whose translation MVKRDSVLTRVVRIFETFEPDAPALRVTDIARRTGLHVATASRLIEELVGHGWLRRDTDRRVRVGVRLWELASRASPTLGLREAALPFMEDLHAVVGHHTQLAVLEDREVLFVERLSAPGAVVNVTRVAGRLPLHASSSGLVLLAHAPADLQEQVLAGPLGAFRRTTLTEPARLRRFLADVRRDGYAYCAGFIDEETTGIAVPLRGRGGDVVAALSVIVPNDDAARMQIPALRAAARGISRTLSH comes from the coding sequence GTGGTGAAACGCGACTCCGTGCTGACGCGCGTCGTCCGGATCTTCGAGACGTTCGAGCCGGACGCGCCCGCGCTGCGCGTCACCGACATCGCGCGGCGGACCGGGCTGCACGTCGCGACGGCGTCGCGGCTGATCGAGGAGCTGGTCGGGCACGGCTGGCTGCGGCGCGACACCGATCGGAGGGTCCGGGTGGGCGTCCGCCTGTGGGAGCTGGCTTCCCGCGCCTCCCCGACGCTGGGGCTGCGGGAGGCGGCGCTGCCGTTCATGGAGGACCTGCACGCCGTCGTCGGGCACCACACGCAGCTCGCCGTGCTGGAGGACCGCGAGGTCCTGTTCGTCGAGCGGCTTTCCGCGCCCGGCGCGGTCGTCAACGTGACGCGCGTGGCCGGGCGGCTGCCGTTGCACGCGTCGTCGTCCGGGCTCGTGCTGCTCGCCCACGCGCCCGCCGACCTGCAGGAACAAGTGCTGGCCGGCCCGCTCGGCGCGTTCCGCCGGACCACGCTGACCGAGCCGGCGCGGCTGCGGCGCTTCCTCGCCGACGTCCGGCGGGACGGCTACGCGTACTGCGCGGGCTTCATCGACGAAGAGACCACGGGGATCGCCGTCCCGCTGCGGGGACGCGGCGGCGACGTCGTCGCGGCGCTGTCGGTGATCGTGCCCAACGACGACGCCGCGCGGATGCAGATCCCGGCGCTGCGCGCGGCGGCCCGCGGAATCTCGCGGACACTCTCTCACTGA